In Silene latifolia isolate original U9 population chromosome X, ASM4854445v1, whole genome shotgun sequence, the following proteins share a genomic window:
- the LOC141617838 gene encoding uncharacterized protein LOC141617838, whose product MRKPELSGRMSKWFMHLSGYDIRYDPRMAVKSQALADFVSDFSPAIQNLADKEILTLKGNKEIEVWQMHIDGAYNQRGEGVGLILRSPHGDLIAQAVRCEFNATNNETEYEALILGMRRALELGVKNLQVFSDSLLIVNHMNDEYVARDSKMIAYLKVEKELKRKLRDCKLKQVPRDQNVEADALATLGATFKPVELANIPIAHVLEPSIQKLEEADKAELEDQQDAATVLSNTDGQSGDQLDDQADD is encoded by the coding sequence ATGAGAAAGCCTGagctgtcaggcagaatgtcaaaatggttcATGCACCTTAGTGGGTACGACATCAGGTATGATCCAAGAATGGCGGTAAAGTCGCAGGCATTGGCAGATTTCGTGTCAGATTTCAGCCCAGCTATCCAAAACCTAGCAGACAAAGAAATCCTAACCCTCAAAGGAAACAAGGAGATAGAAGTCTGGCAAATGCACATTGATGGAGCCTATAACCAAAGGGGAGAAGGTGTAGGACTGATCTTGCGATCTCCACATGGAGATCTAATAGCACAAGCAGTGCGTTGTGAATTTAACGCAactaacaatgaaacagagtatgaAGCCTTAATACTAGGAATGCGGCGAGCTCTAGAGTTAGGAGTCAAAAACCTGCAGGTATTCAGTGACTCCTTACTTATAGTTAACCATATGAATGATGAGTATGTAGCCAGGgattcaaagatgatagcctACCTAAAAGTGGAAAAGGAGCTTAAACGGAAATTAAGAGATTGCAAGCTCAAGCAGGTTCCCAGAGACCAGAATGTGgaggctgatgccctagcaacCCTAGGGGCAACCTTCAAGCCAGTGGAGCTGGCTAACATCCCCATCGCACATGTATTGGAGCCGTCAATCCAAAAATTAGAAGAAGCAGATAAAGCAGAACTGGAAGATCAGCAGGATGCGGCAACAGTTCTCTCAAACACAGATGGCCAGTCAGGCGACCAGTTAGATGATCAGGCAGATGACTGA
- the LOC141617839 gene encoding uncharacterized protein LOC141617839, with protein sequence MLSRVPEIPPPLEKAAPDSYADSPFVDAISIVAMPKGFANPNMTLFDGTTDPFDHVSQYKQKMMAVTAVGHVKEACMCKGFAFTLSGPALRWLVSLPNRSISTFADLVNSFTQQFASSRKPQRHAGDLYRIVQGANETIGEYNTRFNNEKVAVRKCDVSTTVEAFGRVLHHESDLYKQLTMHPCHSFKVVQEKAAAAIRLEEDILARASIPSMPSVSSTSAIFEVK encoded by the coding sequence ATGTTGAGCAGGGTCCCAGAAATACCACCTCCACTTGAGAAGGCAGCACCCGACAGTTATGCTGACTCACCATTCGTAGATGCAATATCTATTgtcgccatgccaaagggattcgcAAACCCAAACATGACTCTCTTCGATggcacaacagatccctttgatcatgtgAGCCAGTACAAACAAAAGATGATGGCAGTGACGGCCGTTGGACATGTAAAAGAAGCCTGTATGTGTAAGGGGTTCGCTTTCACACTGTCGGGACCAGCACTCCGTTGGCTCGTAAGTCTACCTAACAGGTCGATATCCACGTTTGCCGATTTGGTGAATTCATTTACTCAGCAATTCGCAAGCAGCCGGAAGCCACAAAGGCATGCTGGCGACTTATACCGGATTGTTCAAGGTGCCAACGAGACCATTGGGGAATACAACACTAGATTCAATAATGAAAAGGTGGCAGTACGGAAGTGCGATGTGTCAACGACAGTGGAAGCTTTTGGAAGGGTATTACACCATGAGTcagacctatacaagcagctgacGATGCACCCTTGTCATAGCTTCAAAGTGGTGCAAGAAAAGGCAGCAGCTGCAATCAGACTGGAAGAAGACATCCTAGCTAGAGCCAGCATACCAAGTATGCCAAGCGTATCCAGCACGTCGGCCATTTTCGAAGTCAAGTAG